From Halorubrum salinarum, the proteins below share one genomic window:
- a CDS encoding geranylgeranyl reductase family protein → MYDFIVVGAGPPGSRFAYHAATKGYDVALLEKGEVGQPLACSGHVSTDLWEYLPAGAGDELLQNRISGARFHVGGPDSKAYPFYKSESISHVIDRVELDKTLARRAADAGTDLREQHTVVDLDEQRDRVVVTVARPDGTHTTMEAQMVAGCDGPTSRVRDRVGIDAPEELLHGVLAFTDAPDAGDRVDVHLTAPTFFSWRIPRGAAGVEYGLAAPPGAAVKSLFDELTEAYGVEPSRRCSGAIPIGPPDSVTTDRVFLIGDAAAQTKPFTGGGILYSMTAADIAASTIDPSVPSTLDAYEHAWRDTLATEIRLGSLLRRCYSLPEPIQRLGLRALDGEIGVHMDRPTTLFSRAQLRRLFS, encoded by the coding sequence ATGTACGATTTCATCGTTGTTGGTGCCGGCCCACCGGGATCCCGGTTTGCGTACCACGCAGCGACCAAGGGATACGACGTCGCACTCCTCGAAAAAGGCGAAGTTGGACAACCGCTCGCGTGTTCCGGGCATGTCTCAACGGATCTTTGGGAGTATCTCCCTGCGGGAGCTGGCGATGAGCTGCTTCAGAATCGAATTTCGGGCGCCCGCTTTCACGTTGGGGGACCAGATTCGAAGGCGTATCCGTTCTATAAATCGGAGAGTATCTCGCATGTGATCGACCGTGTCGAGTTGGACAAAACACTCGCACGCCGCGCTGCCGACGCCGGCACAGACCTTCGTGAGCAGCATACGGTCGTCGATCTCGACGAACAAAGAGACCGCGTCGTCGTGACGGTCGCGAGGCCGGATGGCACGCACACAACGATGGAGGCGCAGATGGTGGCTGGCTGTGACGGGCCGACCTCGCGGGTTCGTGACCGTGTTGGGATCGACGCCCCTGAAGAGCTTCTTCACGGGGTCTTGGCGTTTACTGACGCGCCTGATGCTGGCGATCGTGTTGATGTTCACCTGACTGCGCCAACCTTTTTCTCCTGGCGGATTCCCCGTGGGGCGGCTGGCGTCGAATACGGGCTTGCGGCGCCACCGGGCGCTGCGGTGAAGTCGTTGTTCGATGAGTTGACAGAGGCGTATGGTGTCGAGCCCTCGCGACGGTGTTCCGGTGCGATCCCAATCGGACCACCCGACTCGGTCACGACTGACCGGGTTTTCCTTATTGGGGACGCGGCCGCCCAGACAAAGCCGTTCACCGGTGGGGGGATTTTGTACAGTATGACAGCTGCCGATATTGCTGCGTCCACGATTGATCCGTCGGTGCCGTCCACACTCGACGCGTATGAGCACGCGTGGCGCGATACGCTTGCGACAGAGATCCGGCTTGGATCGCTGCTGCGGCGGTGTTACTCGCTGCCCGAACCGATCCAACGTCTCGGCTTGCGCGCGCTCGATGGCGAAATTGGTGTTCATATGGACCGGCCGACCACGCTCTTCTCGCGGGCACAGTTGCGGCGGCTGTTTTCCTGA
- a CDS encoding VirB4 family type IV secretion system protein, with protein MGNLVAVLAGVESVTPSTLVIGLAVGGGTLVVGLLVGVWLQARRPQRDPEVDLSAFIKPPDDPPTPDPEVATPPERHQDAVAPAAVEWESRCARVGNEWTRTLYIADWPDHPSDGYLSELFTLTDVRFHLTARLTPRDYERALDQLQTAADDLKVDADLESSVRSTYLHDRADEAAATYRAVEAGTQVFAQGVYVTVRADTREELRTATRRVKRVLREQPAQLAPKTAICAQQRALRSAAPFGGAPLDRDTIGLSGAVGALLASPHRPTLLEPDGVELGVHRHTDTPVVVDPFARENGYATFTVGDPGSGKSFSAKQRFIRSVAHHEDRIGVILEPLNDWAGVAEALDAQRITVGGTLGINPLEITPPTDQAREQLGTDASPLTEKQERVSSFLANFFAQRGISLGDRRTTLEVAIEVAYRNAGITEDVTTHDRESPTLRDVIDVLEAVVDDPDAFTLRTAAEAEKLQADATWLIDQLRPFGPDGQFAHLGRQSEVDFAAADRIYLDLAQQEGRVGGRTTLVMQLLISLVYERAKQTDKEVVFVIDEARYVLRDAANLTFLETIFRHHRHHDLSIQLVTQTVDEFFERAEAEMILDQCAIKQFHRLDGMDDHWAAEFGLNDAQKRFVQEAVPGNEALGYAEALVGVDGEWRGIEVRALDAERQVIEGDTM; from the coding sequence ATGGGTAACCTCGTAGCCGTGCTGGCTGGCGTTGAGTCGGTGACCCCGTCGACACTCGTGATTGGGTTGGCCGTCGGCGGCGGAACACTCGTGGTCGGGCTCCTTGTTGGCGTGTGGCTTCAGGCGCGGCGACCCCAGCGGGATCCCGAGGTGGATCTGTCTGCCTTCATCAAGCCGCCAGACGACCCGCCAACGCCGGATCCAGAGGTAGCCACCCCACCGGAGCGCCACCAAGACGCCGTCGCGCCAGCAGCCGTCGAGTGGGAGAGTCGGTGTGCGCGCGTGGGTAACGAGTGGACCAGAACGTTGTACATCGCCGACTGGCCGGACCACCCGAGCGACGGCTATCTCAGCGAGCTCTTCACGCTGACTGACGTCCGGTTTCACCTCACTGCCCGGCTCACTCCGCGTGACTACGAGCGGGCGCTCGATCAGCTCCAAACCGCCGCGGACGACCTGAAGGTGGACGCTGATCTGGAGTCGAGCGTGCGGAGCACGTATCTCCACGATCGGGCCGATGAGGCCGCCGCGACGTATCGCGCGGTCGAGGCCGGCACCCAGGTGTTCGCACAGGGCGTGTACGTCACCGTGCGGGCGGACACCCGGGAGGAGCTCCGGACGGCCACCCGCCGGGTGAAACGCGTGTTGCGCGAACAGCCGGCCCAGCTCGCACCGAAGACCGCGATCTGCGCCCAACAGCGCGCCCTGCGGAGTGCGGCGCCGTTTGGCGGGGCGCCACTTGATCGGGATACGATCGGGTTGAGCGGCGCGGTGGGCGCGCTGTTGGCGTCGCCACATCGCCCGACATTGTTAGAGCCGGACGGGGTCGAACTTGGAGTTCACCGCCACACGGACACACCGGTCGTCGTCGATCCGTTTGCTCGCGAAAACGGGTATGCGACGTTTACCGTGGGGGATCCGGGTTCCGGGAAGAGTTTCAGCGCGAAACAGCGGTTCATTCGGTCGGTGGCCCACCACGAGGACCGGATCGGCGTTATCCTCGAGCCGCTCAACGATTGGGCCGGCGTGGCTGAAGCGTTGGACGCCCAGCGGATCACGGTGGGTGGGACGCTCGGCATTAACCCGCTTGAGATCACACCGCCCACCGACCAGGCCCGCGAGCAGTTGGGTACTGATGCCAGCCCACTCACCGAAAAACAAGAGCGCGTCAGCAGCTTCCTCGCGAACTTCTTTGCGCAGCGCGGGATCTCCTTAGGTGACCGGCGGACGACGCTTGAGGTGGCCATTGAGGTGGCCTACCGAAATGCCGGCATTACCGAGGACGTGACCACCCACGACCGTGAGAGTCCTACGCTGCGAGACGTGATCGATGTCCTCGAGGCGGTGGTCGACGACCCGGACGCGTTCACGCTGCGGACGGCGGCAGAAGCCGAGAAGCTTCAGGCGGACGCTACGTGGCTGATTGATCAGTTGCGGCCATTCGGGCCGGATGGGCAGTTCGCGCATCTCGGCCGACAGAGCGAGGTTGATTTCGCGGCTGCGGATCGCATCTATCTGGATTTAGCCCAACAGGAGGGGCGTGTCGGCGGGCGGACGACACTCGTGATGCAGCTGCTCATCTCGTTGGTGTACGAACGCGCCAAACAGACGGACAAGGAGGTGGTCTTTGTGATTGATGAGGCTCGCTACGTGTTGCGTGATGCCGCGAATCTGACCTTTCTCGAGACGATCTTTCGGCACCACCGGCACCACGATCTCTCGATTCAGCTGGTCACCCAGACTGTCGATGAGTTCTTCGAGCGGGCGGAAGCGGAGATGATCCTCGATCAGTGTGCGATCAAGCAGTTCCACCGGCTTGATGGGATGGATGACCACTGGGCGGCAGAGTTCGGGCTGAACGACGCTCAAAAGCGGTTCGTCCAAGAGGCGGTGCCGGGCAACGAAGCGTTGGGATACGCGGAGGCGCTGGTGGGTGTCGATGGCGAGTGGCGCGGCATCGAAGTGCGCGCACTGGATGCCGAACGGCAGGTCATTGAGGGCGACACCATGTAG
- a CDS encoding phage NrS-1 polymerase family protein, producing MVTPPTADALPAAIVDHEQWVCWRTQERDGKPTKVPIIPGTTQFASTTDPDTWTDFATAREGVLATPVDGLGFVFTADDPFVGIDLDDCRDPDAAAPTAWAADLIDTLDSYTEVSPSGTGFHVLVTGSLPAGRNRAGDLELYDRARFFTVTGDHVAATPATIESRTEAVATVVEQELAADADEPATTEADDMWGTSEPTTRTESATTDAGTAAVPLSDTELLDRAKHAANGEKFTRLWNGTTSGYESHSEADMALCRQLAFWTGGDSARVDRLFRRSGLYREKWDTVHYADGSTYGEKTVERAVAATDDAYTPPEATDSAAADATQATAGPAGRSAPEQPASSNGSDDPSPPPATDETLPPDERAAEHTPYSQRAAERRKRIAELTDRIEALIEENDRLRTELEAERQRRHELEAAREESSGGWWPFASE from the coding sequence ATGGTCACCCCGCCGACGGCCGACGCCCTCCCGGCGGCGATCGTCGACCACGAGCAGTGGGTCTGCTGGCGAACCCAGGAGCGCGACGGCAAGCCAACGAAGGTGCCGATCATCCCCGGAACGACCCAGTTTGCGTCGACCACGGATCCGGACACGTGGACCGACTTCGCGACGGCCCGCGAGGGGGTGCTTGCGACGCCGGTTGACGGGCTCGGCTTCGTGTTTACGGCCGACGATCCGTTCGTCGGGATCGACTTAGACGACTGCCGAGACCCGGACGCGGCAGCGCCGACTGCCTGGGCTGCCGACCTCATCGACACGCTCGACTCGTACACCGAAGTGAGCCCCTCGGGAACTGGGTTTCACGTGTTGGTGACCGGCTCCCTGCCGGCGGGTCGGAACCGCGCCGGCGACCTCGAGCTGTACGACCGTGCCCGCTTTTTCACCGTGACCGGCGACCACGTCGCAGCGACCCCGGCCACGATCGAATCCCGTACTGAGGCAGTCGCGACGGTCGTCGAGCAGGAACTCGCCGCCGACGCGGACGAGCCAGCAACGACCGAGGCAGACGACATGTGGGGGACGTCAGAGCCCACGACGCGCACCGAGTCGGCTACTACTGACGCCGGGACCGCCGCCGTGCCCCTCTCGGATACGGAACTGCTCGACCGGGCGAAACACGCCGCCAACGGCGAGAAGTTCACCCGCCTGTGGAACGGCACCACGAGCGGCTACGAGAGTCACTCGGAGGCCGACATGGCGCTGTGCCGGCAGCTCGCGTTCTGGACCGGCGGTGACTCAGCGCGGGTCGACCGGCTGTTTCGTCGGTCAGGGTTGTACCGCGAGAAGTGGGACACCGTCCACTACGCTGACGGCAGCACCTACGGCGAGAAGACAGTCGAGCGCGCCGTCGCGGCCACCGATGACGCGTACACGCCGCCCGAGGCGACCGATTCGGCCGCGGCCGATGCGACCCAGGCGACGGCCGGCCCAGCCGGCAGGTCCGCACCCGAGCAGCCGGCTTCCAGCAACGGCAGCGACGATCCGTCGCCACCGCCCGCGACCGATGAGACACTGCCACCGGACGAGCGTGCTGCCGAGCACACCCCTTACTCACAGCGGGCGGCGGAACGCCGCAAACGAATCGCGGAGCTCACCGACCGCATCGAAGCCCTGATCGAGGAAAACGACCGCCTGCGGACAGAGTTGGAGGCGGAACGACAGCGCCGACACGAGCTTGAGGCCGCACGCGAGGAATCGTCGGGCGGCTGGTGGCCATTCGCGAGCGAGTAG